GGGATCCGCGAGCCGGCCATGCCGCGCAGGAAGATCGACGGCGATTCCACCACCTCCAGCAGGCTGGTGCGCGCCTCGAACTGTTCGCTGCGGTTGCGCAGGAAGCGCGGCCAGTGCTCGGCGCCGGGAATGATGTCCTTGAGCTGGCTGAGCATCTGGCAACCGTTGCACACGCCCAGCGCGAAGGTGTCCGGGCGCGCGAAAAACGCCGCGAACGCATCGCGCAGCGCAGGCCGCTCCAGGATCGAGGTGGCCCAGCCGCGGCCGGCGCCGAGCACGTCGCCGTAGCTGAAGCCGCCGCAGGCGGCCAGGCCGACGAACCCGGCCAGGTCCACGCGCCCGGCGATCAGGTCGCTCATGTGCACGTCGAAGGCGCGGAAGCCGGCGCGCTCGAACGCATTGGCCATCTCGATCTGGCCGTTGACGCCCTGCTCGCGCAGGATCGCCACCTTCGGCCGCTGGCCGCTGGCCACGAACGGCGCGGCCACGTCCTCGGCCGGGTCGAAGGCCAGCTTCGGCCTCAGCCCCGGCGCGGCGAAATCGCGCGCCACGGCGCGCTCCTCGTCGGCGCTGTCGGGGTTGTCGCGCAGCTTCTGCATGGCGTGGCTGACCGACCACCACGCGTCGAACAGCTCCTCCCAACGCCACTCGACCAGGGTCTTGCCGGCCAGCCCCACGCGCACCACCGCGGCGGTGCTGGGCCGGGCGATGCGCTGCGCGCATTCGGTCAGCGCATGGCGCTCGACCAGGTCGGCGAACGCGGCGCGGTCTTCCTTGGCGATCTGCACCACCGCGCCCAGTTCCTCGTTGAACAGGCTGCGGAACGGATCGTCGCCCCAGGCGTCGAGGTTGATCTCCAGGCCCTGGCGCGAGGCGAACGCCATCTCGCACAGGGTGGCGAAGGCGCCGCCGTCGCTGCGGTCGTGGTAGGCCAGCAGCAGCCCGGCCTCGCGCGCATCACGGATCAGCTCGAAGAACGCGCGCAAGCGCTGCGCATCGTCCAGGTCCGGCACCGGCCCGCCGAACGCCGGCAGGCCGCCCTCGGCATGCACCTGCGCCAGCACCGACCCGCCCAGGCGCTGCTTGCCGCCGCCCAGCCCGATCAGCCACAACTCGCTGTCGGCCTCGCGCGCCAGCAACGGCGTCAGCTGCGCGCGCGCGTCGGCCACGGGGGCGAACGCGGAGACGATCAGGGAGACGGGGGAGACGCTTTTATGCGTGGCAGTGGAGCCGGGATTGGGGAGTGGAGATTCGGGATTGGCAACGGCACTGTCCGTTTCCCTCGACCCGCTTCCACCAATCCCGAATCCCGAATCCCGAATCCCGGCCACATTCCACTGCGCCTGCATCGACAACGAATCCTTGCCGACCGGAATGCTCAGGTCCAGCTGCGGGCACAGTTCCATGCCCACCGCCTTGACCGCGGCGTACAGCCGCGCGTCCTCGCCGGCGTGGTTGGCCGCGGCCATCCAGTTCGCCGACAGCTTGACCTGGGCCAGCGCCTCGACCGGCGCCGCGCACAGGTTGGTGATCGCCTCGCCGACCGCCATGCGCGCGGCGGCGGCGGCATCGAGCAGCGCCAGCGGGGTGCGCTCGCCGATCGCCATCGCTTCGCCGGCGTGGGTGTCGAACCCGGCCAGGGTGATCGCGCAGTCGGCCAGCGGCAGCTGCCACGGACCGATCATCTGCTCGCGCGCGGTCAAGCCGCCGACGCTGCGGTCGCCGATCGTGACCAGGAAGCTCTTGGCCGCCACCGCCGGATGCGCCAGCACGCGCAACCCCGCCTCGCGCAGGTCCAGCGTGTCGGTGTCCAGCTCCGGCCAGCGCGGCGCCGGCGGCTGCCGCGCGTCGCGATGCATCTTCGGCGGCTTGCCGAAGAGCACGTCCATCGGCAGGTCGATGGGGTGCCGGGATTCGGGATTCGGGATTCGGGATTCGTTGGAGGCGGCCGGCGCAGCGCCGTTGCCAATCTCCACTCCCGAATCCCCAATCCCGGCCCCTAGGACGCCGTAGCCCACCACCAGCCGTTCCTCGGCGGTCGCCACGCCCACCGCGGCGAACGGGCAGCGCTCGCGTTCGCAGATCGCGGCGAATTCGGCCAGGCGCGCCTGCGGCACGCCGAGCACGTAGCGTTCCTGCGATTCGTTGCACCACAGCTGCATCGGCGACAGCGACGGGTCGTCGCTGGGCACGCGCTCCAGGTCGACGATGCCGCCCACGCCCGAGTCGTGCAGCAGTTCGGGGATCGCGTTGGACAGGCCGCCGGCGCCGACGTCGTGGAACCAGCGGATCGGGTTGTCCGCGCCCAGCGCCACGCAGCGGTCGATGACCTCCTGCACGCGCCGCTCCATCTCCGGGTTGTCGCGCTGCACGCTGGCGAAATCCAGGTCCTCGGCGCTGTCGCCGGAGGCCACCGAACTGGCCGCGCCGCCGCCCAGGCCGATCAGCATCGCCGGGCCGCCGAGCACGATCACCGCGTCGCCCGGCTGCAGGCGGATCTTCTCGACCTGGATGCGGTCGATCGCGCCGAGGCCGCCGGCCAGCATGATCGGCTTGTCGTAGGCGCGGGTCAGGTCCTGCGCCTCGGGCAGCTCGAAACTGCGGAAATAGCCGAGCAGGTTGGGCCGGCCGAATTCGTTGTTGAACGCGGCGCCGCCGAGCGGGGCCTCGAGCATGATCTCCAGCGCCGGGGCCATGCGCGGGTTCAACGGACGCTCGCCCTCCCACGGCTGCGGCAGCGTCGGGATGCGCAGGTGCGAGACGCTGAAACCGGTCAGCCCGGCCTTGGGCTTGCCGCCGCGGCCGGTGGCGCCCTCGTCGCGGATCTCGCCGCCGGCGCCGGTGGAGGCGCCCGGGAACGGCGCGATCGCGGTCGGGTGGTTGTGGGTCTCGACCTTGATGCAGAACGCCGACGGCGTCACCGCCTCGCTGCGGTACTCGCCGCTGGCCGGGTCCGGGCGGTAGCGGGCGGCCGGATGCCCTTCCACCACCGCCGCGTTGTCGCTGTACGCGCTGAGCGTGTGCTGCGGGGTCTGCTGGTGGGTGTGCTTGATCATCCGGAACAGCGAGCGTTCCTGCGCCTTGCCGTCGATGCTCCAGCTGGCGTTGAAGATCTTGTGCCGGCAGTGCTCGGAGTTGGCCTGCGCGAACATCATCAGTTCCACGTCGGCCGGATCGCGGCCGAGTTCGCCGAAGCGCTGGCGCAGGTAGTCGATCTCGTCCTGGGCCAGGGCCAGGCCCAGCCGCGCATTGGCCGCTTCCAGCTGGTCCAGCGCGATGCGCTCGACCTCGCCGCGCGCCGGCGCCTGGAACAGCGCCTGCGCCTGCGCCGCGCTGTCCAGCAGCGACTGGGTCATCGGGTCGTGCAGCAGCTTGGCCAGCGCGGCCTGCGCGATGGCGGCGTCCGGCCAGCCGGCCAGGTCCAAACGAGTGCCGCGCTCCACGCGGCGGATCGCCAGGCCGGCGCCGCGCACCAGTTCGGTGGCCTTGCTCGACCACGGCGAGCGCGTGCCCAGCCGCGGCACCACGTAGCGCGAGAGCGCCCCCGCGGCGGCCGCGGCCGGCGCGTCCTGCGCCTGCAGGATGCGCTGCGCGGCGGCGAGGTCCACCGCGCCGTCGGCAGCGCTGTCGATGAAGTAGACGTGCCAGGCGTCAACGATGCGCAGACCGGGAACGACGGATTGCAGGCGGGTTTCGAGCCGAGCGCGACGGAACGGCGAAAGGGCGGAAGCGCCCTCGAGGACGATCATGTCCGGGGAACCGTGTGAGGAAACGGGCCGGCTATTGTAGCTGGAGAGCCGGGATTGGGGATGGTCAGCCTGCGGCTGCCGAAGAGCGAGCGGGATTGGGGAATTCGCAAAAGCCGGCGCCACGGCCGGGGAATCCGCGGCCTCTCGTGGCGCTATCGCGCAGCGATCTCGGGAGACCCGGCGGCCCCGGACCGCCGTTCCGCCGGAGCCTGGCTACCGCCAGGGCCAACTGCGCGGACGAAGCCCTCCAGTCGGGAAACGGCCATGCTTCCCATCGACAGCGCAGCCGCCCTGCCAATCCCCAATCCCGACTCCCGACTCCCGGCCGCTCAGCGGCTCCCGCCCGCCCGGCCCGCCTCGGCCGCGCGCTTGTCCAGGGCCTGGCGCAGCTGCGCCGGCGGCAGGTAGCCGCCGAGCTGGGTGCCGTCCGGGGCGAAGATCGCCGGGGTGCCGTTGACGCCCAGGCGCTGGCCCAGGTTGTACTGCATGGTCACCGGGTTCTTGCAGCTGGCCGCGCCCGGCACCTTGCCGTTGGCCTTGGCGTCGGTCAGCGCCTTCTTCTTGTCGGCCGCGCACCACACCGCGACCATGTCCTTGTAGTCCTGGCTGCCCAGGCCCATGCGCGGGAACGCCAGGTATTCCACCGCGATGCCCTGCTTGTTGAGCTCGGCGATCTCGCTGTGCAGCTTGCGGCAGTAGCCGCATTCGATGTCGGTGAACACGCTGATGGTGTACTTCGGGTTGGCCGGCGCGAACACGATGCGATCGGTGCGCGGCGCCGATTCCAGCAGCTTGCGGCGGTAGCTCAGCAGGCCCTCGCTGGAGGCGAACTGCTTTTCCTGGATGTCGAACGGCTGCGCCTGGAACAGGTAGCGGCCGTCGTCGGACACGTACAGCACCTGGCCGCCGACCACCACTTCGCGGAAGCCCGGGAACGGCGCGCTGCCGATGTAGTCGGGCTTGAAGTTCGGGTCCAGCTGCAGCAGCGCCGCGCGCACCCGCTGCTCGCCCGGGGCGCCGGCAGGCGCGGCGGTGGGCTTGGCCGGCGTTGCGGCGGTGCCGGCGGGCGAGGCCGGCTGCGCGCAGGCAGAAAGGGAAGCGGCGCCCAGCAGCGCGAAAAGAGCAAAACGGAGCATTGGCGATCCATGAGGGCTGCGAATCGGCCGGATTGTCGCATACCCCCCGGCCTGCTCCATGTAGACAGCCTGAGCGGGCCGCCGCGCGGGCCGGTGCCGGCGCGCAGCGCGCCGCGCCAGGCGCCCGCGGCGGCCACGCCTCAACCGCGCGGATGGTGCTTGCTGTGCAGCTTCTGCAGGTGTTCGCGCGCCACCAGGGTGTAGATCTGGGTGGTGGACAGCGAGCTGTGGCCGAGCAGCATCTGCAGCGCGCGCAGGTCGGCGCCGCGGTTGAGCAGGTGGGTGGCGAAGCTGTGGCGCAGGCCGTGAGGGCTGACCGAGGCCGGGTCGATGCCGGCCAGCGCCGCGTAGCGCTTGACCAGGCCCCAGAACTGCTGCCGGCTCAGCGGGCGCCGCGCCGCGTCGATGAACATCGGCACGATGCCATCGCTGGCCGGCACCGCCTGCCCGGCCGCCAGCGCCGGCCGCGCGGTGTCCAGGTAGCGCTGCAGCCAGTGCTGCGATTCCTCGCCCAGCGGCACCAGGCGTTCCTTGCTGCCCTTGCCGGTGACCCGCAACACGCCCTGGCGCAGGTTCACCGCGTTCGCCGGCAGGTTCACCAGCTCGCTGACGCGCAACCCGGCCGCGTACATCAGTTCGAGCATGGCGCGGTCGCGCAGGCCGGCCGGGTCGGCGTCGTCCGGCGCCGCCAGCAGCGCCTCGATCTGGCTCTCGGCCAGCGCCTTGGGCAGCGAGCGTGGCAGCTTGGGCGGGTCCAGCAGCGCGGTCGGATCGTCGCTGCGCTCGCCGCGGCGCAGGCGCAGCGCGAAGAACGCGCGCAGCGACGACAGCCAGCGCGCGTTGCTGCGCTGCGAGTAGCCCATGCGGGCGCGCCAGGCCAGGTAGTCGAACAAGGCCTGGCGGTCGGCGCCGGGCAGCCCGCCGCCGGCGCCGTCGCGCCAGCGCGCGAAGCCCTCCAGGTCGCGCCGATAGCTGTCCAGGCTCTGCCGCGCCAGGCCCTGCTCGGCCCAGGCCACGTCCAGGAACTGCTGGATCGCGGCGGCATCGGCATCGCGCAGCGGGGCCAGGTGCTGCGCCTGCTGGCGGCGTTCGGCGGGAGTGTGGAGGTCGGGCATGCGGGGAGCTTACGGGACTCGGGACTCGGGACTCGGGACTCGGGATTGGGGATTGGGGATTGGGGATTGGGGATTGGGCATTGGGGAAGCCTAGTGCCTGCGCGAGGTGGCGCAAGGCGGCGGCGCCGGTGGCGGGCGGCCGGTGACGTGCCGGTGGCGCTGCCGCTAAGCTGTGGCGATGTCCGCCTCGTCGCCCACCGCCGTCGCTTCCCGTCCGCGCGCGCTGCTGCCGTGGCGGCTGCTGGCGCTGTTCTACGACGCCTGGCCGGTGCTGGCGCTGTGGTTCGTGATCTCGGCGCTGTTCACCCTGGGCTATACGCTCGAAGGCCATGCGCCGCGCGAGAACATCGCCCCGTTCAGCGCGCTGCAGTGGCTGCTGTGGCTGTGCTGCTGGCTGGTGGCCGGGCTGTACGCGACGCTGAGCTGGCGCCGCGGCGGCCAGACCCTGGGCATGCGCCCGTGGCGGCTGCGCCTGCACGGCGCCGATGGCGGCACGCCGACATGGGGCGCGCTGTGGCGGCGTTATCTAATTGGCACCCTGTCGCTGCTGCTGGGCGGGCTGGGGTTCTGGTGGGCCTTGTTCGACCGGGAACGGCTGACCTGGCACGACCGTGCCAGCGGCACGCGGCTGGTCCGGCTTCCGAAGCGACGGCCCTGACCTTGGCGCCCGAAACGCGCGGCGAATCCTATTCCGTGCCAATGCCACTGCGGCACAAGGCGCTCCGCTCAATCCGGACGCGCAAGGCGTACCGCGGCGCGGCGCAGCATCGCCTCCAGTCCATGGCCCGACGCATACAGCAATAGCAACAACGGCGGCACCAGCAACGAATAGCTGGCAATCCAGGACATGCCGCGCAACCAGGCGTCGGCCCCGAGCGCGTCCAGCAACAGCAACTGGGGGGTCAACGGCAGTTGCAGCAGCACGAAATGCCCTTTGTCGTCGGCACCTTGCGCGCCCCACACGCACAACGCGGTCGGCACTGCATACGACAGGCACAAGCCCACGCCGAGCAGGCTCAACCGGCGCACCGGCTCAACCGCTGCGTTTGCGGAACAGCAGCCAGGACACGGTCAGCATCACCAGCGGCGGCAATGCGTAGGCGATGCGGTAGTCGAACTTCAGCGCGCCGGCCATGCGCCCGAAGAACAGCTGCAGCAGCCAGAACACCAGCGCGAACAGGATGCCCAGGAACAGGCGCTTGCCCATGCCGCCGCTGCGCAGCGCGCCGAACGCGAACGGGATCGCGGCAAAGCACAGCGCCAGCACGTTGAGCGGGTAGAACCAGCGGCTCCAGTACTGGTCCTCGTAGTCGCGCGCGTCCAGGCCGTTGCGGCGCCGGTACTCGATGCTGGTGCGCAGCTCGTGCGCCGACAGGTTGCGCGGCTTGGCCAGGCCCGAGGCCAGCGCGGCCGCGTCCAGCTGCGACGTCCATGGCAGGCTGTCGAACGTCTCGCGCTGCACCGCGCGCTCGGCGAAGGTGTCGCGGTAGACCTGCTTCAGGGTCCAGCCGCGGTCGCGGTGCTCGGCGGTCGCGGCATGGGTCAGCGACGCCAGCCGCCCGGTCTGGTCGAGCGTGTACAGGCGTACGTCGCGCAGTTCCAGCCAGGTGCCGCCGGCGCCTTCCAGATGCTCTTCGCCGCTTTGCGCATTGAGGAAGGTGTCGCCCTCGCGCGCCCACAGCCCGGAATAGCGGGCCATGCTCATGTTGCCGTTGTACTTGGCGTTGGCCTTGATCGCGTCGGCCTGGTTCTGCGCCCACGGCGCCAGGGTCTCGCCGCTGAACACCATCGCCACGGTCAGCACCGCCATCGTCGACGCGGCCGCCACGCTCAGCCGCCGCCGCGACAGGCCCAGCGCGCGCAGCGCGGTCAGCTCGGAGGTCGCCGCCAGTTGTCCCAGGCCCATCAGCACGCCGATCACCGCGCCGGTCGGGAACAGGGTGTAGGCGCGCCGCGGCACGGTGTAGGCGACGTAGGCCACGGCGTGGCCGAGGCTGTAGCTGCCCTTGCCGATGTCCTTGAATTCGTTGGACAAGGCCATGATCACGTCCAGGCCCAGCAGCACCGCCCAGGTCAGCAGGACGGTGCCGAGCACGGCGCGGCCGACGTACAGGTCGTGCAGGTTCGGGCGCAGCTTCATGCGGCCTGCCTCCGCGGCCGCGCCAGGTGCCCGTCGCGCAGGTAGCTCCACACCGCCAGCGCCAGCAGCGGCAGGGTCAGCCACCACAGGCCCAGCGCGCGCGGCAGCTTGTCGGTGCTCAGCCACTGGGTGCCGATGAACATCAGGTTGGTGCCGACCAGGTAGGCCAGGAACGCCAGCATGATCCGGCCGTAGCGCTGCTGCCGCGGCGAACTGCGCGACAGCGGCAGGGTCAGCAGCGCGAACGCCAGCGCCAGCAGCGGTGGGGCGATGCGCGCGTGCAGCTGCGCGTTGGCCTGCGGCCGCGGGTCGCCGATCAGCCTGGTGGTGGGCAGCAGCTCCGGATCGTCGTCCTTGCGCGCCTCGTCGCGGTCCGGCAGGGCCACGTCGTTGCTGGCGTAGCGCATCAGCCGGTAGTCCATGTCGGCGCCGGCCAGCGGGCCTTCGATGCGGTAGCCGTCCTCCAGGCGCAGGTAGCGGTCGGCCCGGCCCTCGAAGAACATCGCGCCGCGCTGCGCGGTGACCACGTCCAGGCGGCCGTCCTTCTGCCGCTGCATGAACACCTTGCCCAGCTTGGTGCCGTCGCCGGACAGGGTGCTGATGTAGACGATGCCGCCGTCGGACAGCGTGGTGAAGCGCCCGGCCTCCAGCCCCGCCATCAGCAGGCTGCGGTTGGCCTCGTCGATCAGCCGGTCGGAGGTGCGGTCGGCCCAGGGGCCCAGCCACAGCGAACACAGCCCGACCAGGGTCACCACCGGCACCACCAGCATCAGGATCGGCCGCAGCATCCGCCGCGGGCCGACGCCGATGGCGGTGATCACCGCCATCTCCGAATCGCGGTACAGCCGCGCCAGCGCCAGCAGCAGGCCCAGCATCAGCGCCAGCGGCAGGATCAGCGGCAGGTACACCACGAACTGCAGGCCGAGCTGGGAGAACAACAGCTTGGCCGGGATGCGGCCGTCGGCGATGTTGCCCAGGACGTCGACCAGCACCCCGCCGACGCTGACCACCAGCAACACGATGAGGGTGGCAGAGAAGCTCTGGACGAAATCGCGCAGCAGGTATCGATCGAGCTTCGGCATGGGGGTGGGTTGATTTAAACTCTCGGATTCGTTCGCGGCGGAGCCAGCCTAACCCGGCTGGACGTAAACAGCCCGCGATTGTACGGATTTGCCAACGGAATCTGATCAATGGCCCTGGAATTCACCCTGAACCACGACGCCCCGGCCACCGCGGCGTTCGATTGCATCGTCGTCGGCATGTTCGCCGACAAGCGCCTGTCGCCCGCCGCCCAGGCCCTGGATGCGGCCAGCGGCGGACGCCTGGCGGCCCTGGCCGGCCGCGGCGACGTCAGCGGCAAGACCGGCGCCACCGCGCTGCTGCACGACCTGCCCGGGGTGGCCGCACCGCGCGTGCTGGTGGTCGGCCTGGGCGAGGCCGCCAAGTTCGGCGTGCCGCAGTACCTGAAGGCGGTCGGCGACGCGGCGCGCGCGCTGAAGAGCGGGCCGGCGGCCAAGGCGCTGTTCACCCTGTCCGAACTGGAGGTCAAGGGCCGCGACCAGGCCTGGGCGATCCGCCAGGCGGTGATCGCCAGCGACCACGCCTGCTACCGCTACACCGCCACGCTGGGCAAGAAGAAGCCCGACGACGGCGGCCTGGCCAGCCTGGCCGTGCTGGGCGAAGACGCCACCGCGCTGGCCCAGGGCCAGGCCATCGCCGCCGGCGTGAAGTTCGCCCGCGAGCTGGGCAACCTGCCGCCGAACCTGTGCACCCCGGCCTACCTGGCCGAGACCGCGGCGGCGTTCGCCGAAGGCGTGGACGGCGCCGAGGCCGAGATCCTCGACGAGACGCAGATGCAGGAACTGGGCATGGGCTCGCTGCTGGCGGTGGCGCGCGGCTCGGCCAACCGCCCGCGGCTGCTGGTGCTGAAGTGGAACGGCGGCGACGAGGCCAAGCCCTACGTGCTGGTCGGCAAGGGCATCACCTTCGACACCGGCGGCGTCAACCTGAAGACCCAGGGCGGCATCGAGGAGATGAAGTACGACATGTGCGGCGGCGCCAACGTCATCGGCACCTTCGTCGCCGCCGCGACCGCGCGCCTGCCGCTTAACCTGGTGGTGGTGGTGCCGGCGGTGGAGAACGCGATCGACGGCAACGCCTACCGCCCCTCCGACGTGATCACCAGCATGTCCGGCAAGACCATCGAGGTCGGCAACACCGACGCCGAAGGCCGCCTGATCCTGTGCGACGCGCTGACCTACGCCGAGCGCTTCAACCCCGAGGCGCTGATCGACGTGGCCACCCTCACCGGCGCCTGCATGGTCGCGCTCGGCCACCAGACCGCCGGCCTGATGAGCAAGCACGACGACCTGGCCAACGAACTGCTGGCCGCCGGCGAGCACGTGTTCGACCGCGCCTGGCGCCTGCCGCTGTGGGACGAGTACCAGGGCCTGCTCGATTCCAGCTTCGCCGACGTCTACAACATCGGCGGCCGCTGGGCCGGCGCCATCACCGCCGGCTGCTTCCTGTCGCGCTTCACCGAAGGCCAGCGCTGGGCGCACCTGGACATCGCCGGCGTGGCCAGCGACGAAGGCAAGCGCGGCATGGCCACGGGGCGGCCGGTGGGGCTGCTTTCGCAGTGGTTGCTGGACCGCGCCGCGGCTGGCGGCGCGGCGTGATTGGGGCGTCGGGATTGGGGATTCGTGAAAAGCGCCTCCACTTTCCCGTCCCACCTCTTCGGCAGACGATCCTGATGCGCGTTTGCCAATCCCGAATCTCGAACAACGAATCCCTGCCCTGATGCCCCGCGCCGATTTCTACCTGATCGCCAAGCCGCGCTTCCTCACCGAACCGCTGCGGCTGGTCTGCGAGCTGGCGCGCAAGGCCAACGACGCCAACCTGTGGACGCTGGTGCTGGCGCGCGACGAAGCGCAGGCCGAGGAGCTGGACGAGCTGCTGTGGGCGTTCGACGACGACGCCTACATCCCGCACCAGATCGCCGGCGCCGATGTCGACGAGGAAGAGGCGCAGGTGCTGATCGCCCCGCCCGGGGTGGAAGCGCCGTCGCGCCCGCTGGTGATCAACCTGCGCGACGACGCCTACCTCGGCGCCTGCGACCGCGTGCTGGAAGTGGTGCCGGCCGACCCGGCCGCGCGCGACCCGCTGCGCGAGCGCTGGAAACAGTACAAGGCGCTGGGCTTCGAGGTCAGCAAGTACGACATGTGATGGAGCCGGGATTGGGGAGTGGGGATTCGGGATGGGTTCCCACGCCTCCTCCACCGGCACCATCCCTGCACCCCATCCCCAATCCCGAATAACGAATCCCGGCTTTCCAATGACCACCCTCGCCCCCAGCTACGACCCCAAATCCTTCGAAGCGCGCCTGTATGCGGCGTGGGAGCAGGCCGGCTACTTCAAGCCGTCCGGGCAGGGCGAGCCGTACACGGTGCTGCTGCCGCCGCCGAACGTGACCGGCACGCTGCACATGGGCCACGCCTTCCAGCAGACGCTGATGG
The Xanthomonas sp. AM6 DNA segment above includes these coding regions:
- the lptF gene encoding LPS export ABC transporter permease LptF, which codes for MPKLDRYLLRDFVQSFSATLIVLLVVSVGGVLVDVLGNIADGRIPAKLLFSQLGLQFVVYLPLILPLALMLGLLLALARLYRDSEMAVITAIGVGPRRMLRPILMLVVPVVTLVGLCSLWLGPWADRTSDRLIDEANRSLLMAGLEAGRFTTLSDGGIVYISTLSGDGTKLGKVFMQRQKDGRLDVVTAQRGAMFFEGRADRYLRLEDGYRIEGPLAGADMDYRLMRYASNDVALPDRDEARKDDDPELLPTTRLIGDPRPQANAQLHARIAPPLLALAFALLTLPLSRSSPRQQRYGRIMLAFLAYLVGTNLMFIGTQWLSTDKLPRALGLWWLTLPLLALAVWSYLRDGHLARPRRQAA
- the xerD gene encoding site-specific tyrosine recombinase XerD; its protein translation is MPDLHTPAERRQQAQHLAPLRDADAAAIQQFLDVAWAEQGLARQSLDSYRRDLEGFARWRDGAGGGLPGADRQALFDYLAWRARMGYSQRSNARWLSSLRAFFALRLRRGERSDDPTALLDPPKLPRSLPKALAESQIEALLAAPDDADPAGLRDRAMLELMYAAGLRVSELVNLPANAVNLRQGVLRVTGKGSKERLVPLGEESQHWLQRYLDTARPALAAGQAVPASDGIVPMFIDAARRPLSRQQFWGLVKRYAALAGIDPASVSPHGLRHSFATHLLNRGADLRALQMLLGHSSLSTTQIYTLVAREHLQKLHSKHHPRG
- the purL gene encoding phosphoribosylformylglycinamidine synthase; translated protein: MIVLEGASALSPFRRARLETRLQSVVPGLRIVDAWHVYFIDSAADGAVDLAAAQRILQAQDAPAAAAAGALSRYVVPRLGTRSPWSSKATELVRGAGLAIRRVERGTRLDLAGWPDAAIAQAALAKLLHDPMTQSLLDSAAQAQALFQAPARGEVERIALDQLEAANARLGLALAQDEIDYLRQRFGELGRDPADVELMMFAQANSEHCRHKIFNASWSIDGKAQERSLFRMIKHTHQQTPQHTLSAYSDNAAVVEGHPAARYRPDPASGEYRSEAVTPSAFCIKVETHNHPTAIAPFPGASTGAGGEIRDEGATGRGGKPKAGLTGFSVSHLRIPTLPQPWEGERPLNPRMAPALEIMLEAPLGGAAFNNEFGRPNLLGYFRSFELPEAQDLTRAYDKPIMLAGGLGAIDRIQVEKIRLQPGDAVIVLGGPAMLIGLGGGAASSVASGDSAEDLDFASVQRDNPEMERRVQEVIDRCVALGADNPIRWFHDVGAGGLSNAIPELLHDSGVGGIVDLERVPSDDPSLSPMQLWCNESQERYVLGVPQARLAEFAAICERERCPFAAVGVATAEERLVVGYGVLGAGIGDSGVEIGNGAAPAASNESRIPNPESRHPIDLPMDVLFGKPPKMHRDARQPPAPRWPELDTDTLDLREAGLRVLAHPAVAAKSFLVTIGDRSVGGLTAREQMIGPWQLPLADCAITLAGFDTHAGEAMAIGERTPLALLDAAAAARMAVGEAITNLCAAPVEALAQVKLSANWMAAANHAGEDARLYAAVKAVGMELCPQLDLSIPVGKDSLSMQAQWNVAGIRDSGFGIGGSGSRETDSAVANPESPLPNPGSTATHKSVSPVSLIVSAFAPVADARAQLTPLLAREADSELWLIGLGGGKQRLGGSVLAQVHAEGGLPAFGGPVPDLDDAQRLRAFFELIRDAREAGLLLAYHDRSDGGAFATLCEMAFASRQGLEINLDAWGDDPFRSLFNEELGAVVQIAKEDRAAFADLVERHALTECAQRIARPSTAAVVRVGLAGKTLVEWRWEELFDAWWSVSHAMQKLRDNPDSADEERAVARDFAAPGLRPKLAFDPAEDVAAPFVASGQRPKVAILREQGVNGQIEMANAFERAGFRAFDVHMSDLIAGRVDLAGFVGLAACGGFSYGDVLGAGRGWATSILERPALRDAFAAFFARPDTFALGVCNGCQMLSQLKDIIPGAEHWPRFLRNRSEQFEARTSLLEVVESPSIFLRGMAGSRIPVAVAHGEGRAEFDSAVDQAAARVALRFVDGNGEVAQRYPLNPNGSPDGITGLTSDDGRVTILMPHPERTPRSLNLSWHPEGWADASPWLRMFRNARVWVG
- a CDS encoding DsbC family protein; protein product: MLRFALFALLGAASLSACAQPASPAGTAATPAKPTAAPAGAPGEQRVRAALLQLDPNFKPDYIGSAPFPGFREVVVGGQVLYVSDDGRYLFQAQPFDIQEKQFASSEGLLSYRRKLLESAPRTDRIVFAPANPKYTISVFTDIECGYCRKLHSEIAELNKQGIAVEYLAFPRMGLGSQDYKDMVAVWCAADKKKALTDAKANGKVPGAASCKNPVTMQYNLGQRLGVNGTPAIFAPDGTQLGGYLPPAQLRQALDKRAAEAGRAGGSR
- a CDS encoding RDD family protein; translation: MSASSPTAVASRPRALLPWRLLALFYDAWPVLALWFVISALFTLGYTLEGHAPRENIAPFSALQWLLWLCCWLVAGLYATLSWRRGGQTLGMRPWRLRLHGADGGTPTWGALWRRYLIGTLSLLLGGLGFWWALFDRERLTWHDRASGTRLVRLPKRRP
- the lptG gene encoding LPS export ABC transporter permease LptG; translated protein: MKLRPNLHDLYVGRAVLGTVLLTWAVLLGLDVIMALSNEFKDIGKGSYSLGHAVAYVAYTVPRRAYTLFPTGAVIGVLMGLGQLAATSELTALRALGLSRRRLSVAAASTMAVLTVAMVFSGETLAPWAQNQADAIKANAKYNGNMSMARYSGLWAREGDTFLNAQSGEEHLEGAGGTWLELRDVRLYTLDQTGRLASLTHAATAEHRDRGWTLKQVYRDTFAERAVQRETFDSLPWTSQLDAAALASGLAKPRNLSAHELRTSIEYRRRNGLDARDYEDQYWSRWFYPLNVLALCFAAIPFAFGALRSGGMGKRLFLGILFALVFWLLQLFFGRMAGALKFDYRIAYALPPLVMLTVSWLLFRKRSG
- a CDS encoding leucyl aminopeptidase; translated protein: MALEFTLNHDAPATAAFDCIVVGMFADKRLSPAAQALDAASGGRLAALAGRGDVSGKTGATALLHDLPGVAAPRVLVVGLGEAAKFGVPQYLKAVGDAARALKSGPAAKALFTLSELEVKGRDQAWAIRQAVIASDHACYRYTATLGKKKPDDGGLASLAVLGEDATALAQGQAIAAGVKFARELGNLPPNLCTPAYLAETAAAFAEGVDGAEAEILDETQMQELGMGSLLAVARGSANRPRLLVLKWNGGDEAKPYVLVGKGITFDTGGVNLKTQGGIEEMKYDMCGGANVIGTFVAAATARLPLNLVVVVPAVENAIDGNAYRPSDVITSMSGKTIEVGNTDAEGRLILCDALTYAERFNPEALIDVATLTGACMVALGHQTAGLMSKHDDLANELLAAGEHVFDRAWRLPLWDEYQGLLDSSFADVYNIGGRWAGAITAGCFLSRFTEGQRWAHLDIAGVASDEGKRGMATGRPVGLLSQWLLDRAAAGGAA
- a CDS encoding DNA polymerase III subunit chi — translated: MPRADFYLIAKPRFLTEPLRLVCELARKANDANLWTLVLARDEAQAEELDELLWAFDDDAYIPHQIAGADVDEEEAQVLIAPPGVEAPSRPLVINLRDDAYLGACDRVLEVVPADPAARDPLRERWKQYKALGFEVSKYDM